ATTCCACAGAATGTACTACCCTATTTAGCTCTCTTAGCAAACAAGAACTATAAACACATCTATACCGTAGATTTAAAACCCTTTGTCGTTCACATAAAACATGATGGAAAAGAAAGGAAAATTCTCGTTGGAGGAATGAGATTAGGGGGGGCTGTCGGAGCTTCTGACGAAAGCGCAGTTCACCCTCCTTTCTATGCTTGCCCTGCGAACTTGTGGAAAGAAATGAAGAATTGGTGTGAGGAGTGTACAGGCTTAATAACGTTGCCCTTTGTTGGTTCCAACTTTATCTGTAACCTGATTCCTCAGCCGAAACAAGACTATTCACAATGTTACGGCTTATCCTCATATTTTGCCCTTGACGTTACAGACCCAGAAAATCCCAAATTCCTATGGGAATTCACACATCCTGATTTAGGATTTAGCTATTCAGGAGGAACCGTAGTAAAGAAAAAAGACAAATACTACATAATGTTTGGTTCGGGACCAACTAACTACAAGGGGGATTCAAATCAAAGTCTAAGGTATTTTGTTTTGGATTTACTAACAGGTGATTTAAAAACAACAATAGATAAGTTTACAAGTAGCGCCCGGGGTAATGGAAGAGGAAATGAAATAAGAAACGCTTTCAGTGGCAGAATGAACGAGGAAGCAATAGATGTTGATGGAGACGGAAAATCAGATTACGTAGTAGTTGGATATGCTAGAAAAGATGGAAACATGCAAAACTGGAAAGGTGGTTTATTATTGTTTGATGTTAGAGACGATAACCCTAAAAACTGGTATGGAGTAAAATATTTTACAGATGCACAATCCCCTGTAACTGCAGCTGTAAAATTCGGAAAATGTTTTAATAAGATTTATCTCTTCTTTGGTACAGGTAGGTGGTTCTATAAGACAGATAATTCTTTACCAGGACAAAAAAACAGAATTTATGGAGTACCCTTAGACTGTGATGGTAATGAGTGTCGTCCAAATGTAAACGTTGCTCATTCCTCTCATGATGTCTGTGTAGATATAGGAAACCATGTAGAGAGAAGTTGGTATTTAGAGTTAAACAACAACGACCCTGGTTATTTAAAAGAGAGGGTTATATCGGATCCAACTGTTACAGACGAAAATGTTGTTTTCTTTACAACCATAGAACCTACGGATGACCCTTGTGGATTCGGAGGACGTTCAAGAGTATGGGCTTTAAACTGTGCAACTGGAGGGACAATCTATTCAGCATGTCCTGGCGGAAAGTATGCTGTCTCTCCTCCTGAAGGAAAGTTATATTTTCAACTCTCTGGAGCCAACATAATAGTTATCAACCCAAAAACAGAGTTTGGAACTAATGAGAAAAATGCTTCTCCTTACAGTAAGTGGTATCAGGGAATTGCTCCGGAAACGGGAACTCCCTTTGTAGGATACAGTAAAGGATTGGTAGGAAAGCTCCTTTTCTGGATTGAAAGATGAAAAGAGGTTTTACTCTAATCGAGCTTGTTATAACAATTGTAATCTTATCTGTTCTTCTATCCTTTGCAATTCCAAAGTTCCAAAAATGGAAAAGGAAGGAAGAAGTAAAACGGGACATCAATTACTTGTACAGTGTACTGCAAAAAACGAGAAACAAAGCTTTTCTTACAAAGGAGGACTATACAGTAATAGTTAATGGAACTAACGTAACAATCAAAAACTCTCAAACCTTGAGCATTAAACTTGATACACCCTTTTACTCAAAAAGAGGTAAGCCCGTTGTATTAAAAGTTACTTCCCGAGGGACTTTTTCAAAAAAAACATCTATTAAATGTTTTAACTGTAACAATCTGAATTTGCCTTACAACTGCATTGTTGTTAATTACTACAACTTAAGGATGACAAGATGCGATTAAATTATGGATATACTTTAATTGAAGTCCTTATCGCTCTTGCAATATTTGGTATTGTTTTTTTAGGGTTGTTTGCAACTGTATCGGTTGTTTTATCAAACAACATTAAAAACCTTGAAAGAAACGAAGCTATAAGTATTCTAGAAGAAAGCTTAGAATCAGTTAGAAATATCGACTTTTCAAAAGTTACAGATTCCTATTTGAACAACGGAACCTCTAACTGTACAGATTCTCTCAGTAAATGTCAGATTTTAAGGCAGATTCGCAATTTTCAAAAGTGCTATGGAAGATTCTATTCTGTAAGTAATATTAGCTCTGATTTAAAAAAAGTTAAAGTAACTGTTTGTTGGAAGGAGAGAGGAAAACTGCAAGAAATTTCAGATGAAACAATTTTAGGGAAGGAAGAGTGAGAAGAGGACTTTCTTTAGTTGAGCTCTTAGTTTCCCTGGTGATAGCACTTTTACTGTTATCGGCAATTTATCTCGGATACGTTTCCCTCTTTAAAACAAGCTCCCAAGAGACAATCTCTGCAACCTCGCAGATAGAAAAACTGTTAGGGTTAGAAATCCTACGGTTAGATGTTGAACATGCTGGTTACGGAATTGCTTATGAGTTATCAAACGGCTCAGAGGGTGATTTTCCCATTGAATGGAATGGAACAACTTTAACTATCCGAAGCATTTATAACGTATCAAACGAGGAAACAAATAGTTGGGGAATTTATGACTGTTCCAATAGGAATTTCATTGTAAAAGAAGGAAACTTTAAAAATAGTACTACCGTTGTAGCCCTTGAACCTATTTCGGATTATACAGTTTTTTTTAACAGTGGAAGGCTTTCCAGTATCTGTAATGGAACGGAAAAGAAATACTTAGTTTTCTCTTACGATTCCTCAAGTAGTGGGAGCTGTAAACAGCCAGTCTGCAATGAAATTAAGTACTACTTGTACAGTTCCTCATCGGTTCCCAATTACTGTATTACAAATACCGTATTGGGAAGGAAAGTTAACGCTGGTAATCCAAATCCCCTTATCTATTGTGTAGCCGATTTCAAAGTGAGGTTTGATTGGGATACGAACGGAAACGGTATTATCGATTCAGGAGAAGAGAATCAGGATATAAACATTCCTCCATCAAGTTCAACAAAAGTTTACAGTGTAAGGAAACAATTAAAATTAGTAAGAATTTACTTGCTAGTTCAAGAAGGGAAATACGACCCAAGGTACAATTTTTCAGCAAATACAACCATTGATGGAGTAATACTAAATCCTCCTTCCAATCCAAAAGCCAGGCACTGTAGGTGGAAAATTATTAAGATGGTTGTAAAACCTATGAATCTTTAGAGGAAAAAAATGAGAAAAGGAATAGCTCTTTTAACAGTTCTTTTCTTAACTCTTATTGCTCTCATTTTCTCAGCAGTTGCAATCTATATTTCAATAACTTCAACCACCATTTCAGGAGGAGAGAAAAGGTACAAATCGGCGTTAGAGTATGCAAAAGGGATAAGCTACTACTTGACCGATGAGATTCTATCAGGAAATATAAATAGTTTAGTTCCGAACTATACTAACTGTATTAACAATCAATGCAATCTATCGGTGAGTTTACCGAAAACCATTTTCAGTAATTCAAACTATGAGGTAAATACCACGCTTTTAGGTATAGCCGAAATAGAAGATGGAGAAATTTATACGTTTAGAATAGAAGTTAAAAATAGAAAAGTCCCTTCTGAGAGAGTTATAGTAGAATTTGGATATAAGGTTTACTAACTTAACTGTTACTTTATCAGTTCTCCAATTTTGAAGATTGGTAGGTACATTGCAATTACAATTACCCCAATTATTGAACCAATAAAGACCATCAACAGGGGCTCGATAAGAGAAGTTAACGCATCAA
Above is a genomic segment from Balnearium lithotrophicum containing:
- a CDS encoding pilus assembly FimT family protein yields the protein MKRGFTLIELVITIVILSVLLSFAIPKFQKWKRKEEVKRDINYLYSVLQKTRNKAFLTKEDYTVIVNGTNVTIKNSQTLSIKLDTPFYSKRGKPVVLKVTSRGTFSKKTSIKCFNCNNLNLPYNCIVVNYYNLRMTRCD
- a CDS encoding pilus assembly protein, which translates into the protein MFKAFIDCIQPDDYQNLISYIRGIDFPELRSRRIDGETPPQNGSDENVWKLGDIVYSTPWIEKYDNYTVAFVGANDGMLHAFRVGYLKRRPAPLSPVSVQNDRTDNETDLLGEELWAFIPQNVLPYLALLANKNYKHIYTVDLKPFVVHIKHDGKERKILVGGMRLGGAVGASDESAVHPPFYACPANLWKEMKNWCEECTGLITLPFVGSNFICNLIPQPKQDYSQCYGLSSYFALDVTDPENPKFLWEFTHPDLGFSYSGGTVVKKKDKYYIMFGSGPTNYKGDSNQSLRYFVLDLLTGDLKTTIDKFTSSARGNGRGNEIRNAFSGRMNEEAIDVDGDGKSDYVVVGYARKDGNMQNWKGGLLLFDVRDDNPKNWYGVKYFTDAQSPVTAAVKFGKCFNKIYLFFGTGRWFYKTDNSLPGQKNRIYGVPLDCDGNECRPNVNVAHSSHDVCVDIGNHVERSWYLELNNNDPGYLKERVISDPTVTDENVVFFTTIEPTDDPCGFGGRSRVWALNCATGGTIYSACPGGKYAVSPPEGKLYFQLSGANIIVINPKTEFGTNEKNASPYSKWYQGIAPETGTPFVGYSKGLVGKLLFWIER
- a CDS encoding prepilin-type N-terminal cleavage/methylation domain-containing protein; this translates as MRRGLSLVELLVSLVIALLLLSAIYLGYVSLFKTSSQETISATSQIEKLLGLEILRLDVEHAGYGIAYELSNGSEGDFPIEWNGTTLTIRSIYNVSNEETNSWGIYDCSNRNFIVKEGNFKNSTTVVALEPISDYTVFFNSGRLSSICNGTEKKYLVFSYDSSSSGSCKQPVCNEIKYYLYSSSSVPNYCITNTVLGRKVNAGNPNPLIYCVADFKVRFDWDTNGNGIIDSGEENQDINIPPSSSTKVYSVRKQLKLVRIYLLVQEGKYDPRYNFSANTTIDGVILNPPSNPKARHCRWKIIKMVVKPMNL
- a CDS encoding type IV pilus modification PilV family protein; this encodes MRLNYGYTLIEVLIALAIFGIVFLGLFATVSVVLSNNIKNLERNEAISILEESLESVRNIDFSKVTDSYLNNGTSNCTDSLSKCQILRQIRNFQKCYGRFYSVSNISSDLKKVKVTVCWKERGKLQEISDETILGKEE